In Spirosoma aureum, a single genomic region encodes these proteins:
- a CDS encoding S1C family serine protease, which translates to METNDEKDIEGTLRAYGERVRLQQKLTAIHSKLDMDAVREEVGLYQAEAQQSGQIRSLWRTYRTTLAVAASVAVITTFGSIFLYRSYQQGHRQQEQQYSLLSKEIQAVKSSQRKLLSDLNGRGRALSVNPAQVSGSGFMLTADGYMVTNNHIIRDADSVYVQSPTGEVYKARVVHADQTYDLAFLQLCDDSAFRALTPVPYSFDAHQSDLGERVYTLGYPREEIVYGEGYLSSGTGYRGDSTAYQVAIGVNPGNSGGPLLDEKGNVIGIISGKQTTSEGVSFAVKTNYLLKALNNIPVDSLKGLPLRLNRKNTLARLPRKLQIKRMQAYVYQVKVFKHKD; encoded by the coding sequence ATGGAGACTAATGACGAAAAAGACATTGAAGGCACATTGCGGGCGTATGGCGAACGAGTTCGGCTTCAGCAAAAGCTGACAGCCATTCACAGCAAACTGGATATGGATGCCGTACGTGAAGAAGTTGGTCTATACCAGGCTGAAGCACAGCAGTCAGGTCAGATTCGTTCGCTCTGGCGTACATACCGTACGACACTGGCCGTTGCGGCTTCTGTTGCCGTTATTACAACATTCGGATCAATTTTTCTATACCGATCCTATCAGCAGGGCCATCGACAGCAGGAACAGCAATACAGCTTATTAAGTAAGGAGATTCAGGCCGTTAAATCATCGCAGCGCAAATTACTGAGCGATCTTAACGGCCGAGGCCGCGCCCTCTCGGTTAATCCGGCCCAGGTTTCAGGGTCAGGATTTATGCTGACAGCCGATGGCTATATGGTTACCAATAACCACATTATCCGGGATGCTGATTCGGTGTACGTACAAAGCCCAACCGGAGAAGTCTATAAAGCGCGTGTTGTTCATGCCGATCAAACATACGATCTGGCATTTCTACAACTCTGCGACGACAGTGCGTTCCGGGCGCTCACGCCAGTTCCCTACAGTTTCGATGCACACCAGTCAGATCTGGGCGAGCGGGTCTACACACTTGGCTATCCTCGCGAAGAGATTGTCTATGGAGAGGGTTATCTTAGCTCTGGGACTGGCTACCGGGGCGATTCGACGGCCTATCAGGTAGCTATTGGCGTTAACCCAGGAAACTCGGGTGGACCCCTGCTGGACGAAAAAGGCAATGTGATCGGTATTATCAGCGGTAAGCAAACAACATCGGAAGGAGTTAGCTTTGCGGTAAAAACCAATTATCTTCTTAAAGCCTTGAATAACATACCGGTCGACTCACTAAAGGGTCTGCCTTTACGACTGAACCGGAAAAATACCCTTGCCAGGCTGCCGCGCAAACTGCAGATTAAACGGATGCAGGCTTACGTTTATCAGGTAAAAGTTTTCAAGCATAAAGACTAA
- a CDS encoding RNA polymerase sigma factor, protein MKESRRPVLTDDELLAGLATGSDDVLNQLYRRYFPMVLHFVTSNSGSEDDAKDIYQETIVVLYEKAQSGTLELHCQLKTYLYSVGRRLWLKQLTQRNRFMVRDIETPAADDFAGQQIDADLTEHEERDRQFDLMADSLDRLGEPCRTLLEDFYIRHLSMQAITDKFGYTNPDNAKTQKYKCLMRLKRLFFSEYKQS, encoded by the coding sequence ATGAAGGAAAGTAGGCGGCCCGTATTAACCGACGATGAATTGCTGGCGGGCCTGGCCACTGGTTCCGACGATGTGCTGAACCAATTGTATCGACGGTATTTTCCGATGGTATTACATTTCGTCACCAGCAATAGCGGTAGCGAAGATGATGCTAAAGACATTTATCAGGAAACCATCGTCGTACTATACGAAAAAGCACAGAGTGGTACGCTGGAGTTGCATTGCCAACTAAAGACATACTTGTATTCTGTTGGTCGTCGTCTTTGGCTGAAGCAGTTGACGCAACGTAATCGATTCATGGTACGCGATATAGAAACGCCTGCCGCTGATGATTTTGCGGGGCAGCAAATCGACGCTGATTTAACTGAACACGAAGAGCGGGATCGGCAATTCGATTTAATGGCTGATTCGCTCGACCGACTTGGCGAACCCTGCCGCACACTGCTGGAAGATTTTTATATCCGGCACCTGAGTATGCAGGCTATAACCGACAAGTTTGGCTATACGAATCCTGACAACGCAAAAACGCAGAAGTATAAATGCCTGATGCGGCTTAAGCGATTGTTTTTTTCCGAGTACAAACAAAGCTAA
- a CDS encoding RagB/SusD family nutrient uptake outer membrane protein — protein MKNPITKGTIATAVLMLATFSCKEKFLEVPATGQLASTQLTSKAGFEGLLLSTYAQLNARGFSQSASSYNWVRGSISGGDANKGSNSGDFNALTPYGTYQLLASSGEVNAKWNAMYEGVSRANIVLRSLPSAGTDVTATDKTRLTGEARFLRGHYYFELKRAFNMVPYVDETVDYGTGIDQVKNDVDIWPKLEADFKFAYDNLPETQTAAGRANKWAAASYLAKTYLYQKKYAEAKALFDLIIANGQTTNGKKYGLVPQYAQVFNAANDNNEESIFATQAAANTGSSDNANPDLVLNFPYNTGSNGPAGCCGFFAPSFELGNSFRVDAKGLPLLDGSYNTGANQLKTDQGLASSAPFTPDAGTVDPRLDWSIGRRGIPYLDWMVHPGLDWIRDQSFAGPYSPKKFVFYKSQDKTLTDGSSWTDGYSAINYCIIRYADVLLMAAEAEVEVGSLETARKYVNQVRTRAANADGFVKGADGKPAANYLIANYTTPFADKAAARTAVQFERKLELSGEGHRFYDLVRWGIAATALNAFLAYEGARLTVAYGGGKFTAGKDEYMPIPQTQVDYQKGILKQNPGY, from the coding sequence ATGAAAAATCCTATTACAAAAGGAACCATAGCCACAGCAGTGCTCATGTTGGCTACGTTTTCTTGCAAAGAAAAATTCTTAGAAGTGCCGGCCACTGGCCAGTTGGCCAGTACCCAGTTAACGTCCAAAGCGGGTTTTGAAGGACTGTTGCTCTCTACTTATGCACAGTTAAACGCTCGGGGCTTTAGCCAGTCGGCCAGCTCCTATAACTGGGTTCGGGGTAGTATCTCAGGTGGAGATGCCAACAAAGGCTCAAACTCGGGCGATTTTAACGCACTAACTCCCTACGGAACGTACCAGCTCCTTGCTTCCAGCGGTGAAGTAAATGCGAAATGGAACGCTATGTATGAAGGTGTAAGCCGTGCGAACATCGTACTTCGGTCTCTGCCTTCGGCTGGGACAGATGTAACAGCTACCGATAAAACACGGCTCACCGGTGAAGCCCGTTTTCTGCGGGGTCACTATTATTTTGAATTGAAGCGAGCTTTCAACATGGTTCCCTACGTCGACGAAACAGTTGATTATGGAACAGGTATCGATCAGGTTAAGAACGATGTTGATATCTGGCCTAAGCTTGAAGCTGATTTCAAATTCGCGTATGACAATTTGCCCGAAACACAGACCGCAGCTGGTCGTGCCAATAAATGGGCAGCTGCTTCGTACCTGGCGAAAACATATTTATATCAAAAGAAATATGCGGAAGCCAAAGCGCTGTTTGATCTGATTATTGCCAATGGTCAAACAACCAATGGAAAAAAATATGGTCTGGTACCTCAGTATGCTCAGGTCTTCAATGCAGCAAATGATAACAATGAAGAATCGATCTTTGCCACTCAGGCTGCAGCTAACACAGGTAGCTCCGACAATGCTAACCCCGATCTGGTTCTGAACTTCCCGTACAACACGGGTTCTAATGGTCCTGCTGGTTGCTGTGGTTTCTTTGCACCTAGTTTCGAGCTAGGTAATTCTTTCCGGGTAGATGCCAAAGGGCTTCCTTTGCTGGACGGTTCCTATAATACAGGAGCTAACCAATTGAAAACAGATCAGGGGCTTGCCTCAAGTGCTCCTTTCACACCAGACGCAGGTACGGTTGATCCACGTTTAGACTGGTCAATTGGACGTCGTGGTATTCCTTATCTTGACTGGATGGTTCACCCAGGCCTTGACTGGATTCGTGATCAGAGCTTTGCCGGTCCTTATTCTCCTAAAAAGTTCGTCTTCTACAAATCGCAGGATAAAACCCTTACCGATGGTAGCTCCTGGACAGATGGCTATTCAGCAATTAACTACTGCATTATCCGTTATGCCGACGTACTGCTGATGGCGGCTGAAGCCGAAGTCGAAGTAGGTAGCTTAGAAACAGCCCGTAAATATGTTAACCAGGTTCGTACGCGGGCAGCCAATGCCGACGGTTTTGTTAAAGGTGCAGATGGTAAGCCAGCGGCCAATTATTTGATCGCTAACTATACGACTCCCTTTGCCGATAAGGCAGCAGCTCGCACCGCCGTTCAGTTTGAGCGCAAGCTAGAATTATCAGGTGAAGGCCACCGTTTCTATGACCTTGTTCGCTGGGGCATCGCTGCTACTGCTCTTAACGCATTCCTAGCATATGAAGGCGCAAGGTTGACAGTGGCTTATGGTGGCGGAAAATTCACCGCTGGTAAAGATGAGTACATGCCTATTCCACAAACTCAGGTTGACTATCAGAAAGGCATTCTAAAACAGAATCCTGGCTACTAA
- a CDS encoding SusC/RagA family TonB-linked outer membrane protein produces MKSTLYRLLHASILGAVMLLWSLNASAQDRRVTGKVTGADGPVPGANVVLKGTTTGTATDANGAYSLNVRGAAPIIVISAIGFKTQEVTVGNRTAVDVTLEDESTALSEVVVTGYSTENRRDVTGAVSTVKPAQLKVVPSTNVEQQLQGRVAGVTVITNGQPGTTSQVRVRGFGSFGGNQPLYVVDGVPTQTSQFIAPDDIETTTVLKDAASASIYGARAAAGVIVLTTKKGQRRAQKLSVSYDGLYGVTDPGHGPKILTPQEQADWTWQARKNDNFQTGTPIGPDSFTGIASNQYGTGQTPVLPDYILVGGRSGLAASSVDLAAEKLKYNTDPANGAIYNVIAANKQGTDWYKEITHVAPLTRHTLGFSGGTESSRYYISVGVQQQSGIITYNNFSRYNFRANTEFDITKKLRFGENIQFAYVSATGLQGGTGGTLGNNTNNNSSVSSDENDILLAFRMPPIIPVYNAFGGYAGTAAPGFNNARNPVANRIAAADNKNFTVFGFGNAYLEYDVIPALTLRSSIGGTYFSNYNNNYSRAQYENSENNTNYTYSEGSNVGLAWTFTNTASYKQKFGIHEVGALVGIEALNTGKGRGVSGSGLNPFTTDPNYVTISTTTPGATRQVGSYYSLGNNFYSLFGQVKYTYNDKYIVTGVVRRDGSSQFGANNRYGVFPAASVAWRLSSEDFMKNLPWVSDLKIRGGYGLMGNSNYLSSTNQYNLFASNAGNGYDIGGANTSISPGFYRSQIGNANAKWETSVTSNIGIDGSFFNNKLEVVLDLWQKDTKDLLYPLALPGVVGVRANAPYVNVASMRNKGIDLLITTRGNITGDLNYEVTAIGSILDNKITAIAPSVPYFTGGGTRLGTPVVRNEPGHDLSSFYGYKVIGLFNSKEEVAAAPTQDGKAPGRFRYADTNNDGKIDDNDRQYLGSPIPKFTGSLTLTLKYKGFDLNTNLYASLGNKIFNNQRWFTDFYPSFTGAAVSARVKDSWLPTHTDTSVPIFENTSNFSTNTQANSYYVENGSYGRMQYLNIGYTFPAVLLNKIKFSRLRVSASATNLFTITKYAGLDPAVGGSADTNFGIDVGNYPVTRGYNVGLSFGF; encoded by the coding sequence ATGAAGTCAACACTTTACAGACTTCTGCATGCCTCAATTTTAGGTGCAGTCATGCTGCTGTGGAGCTTAAATGCTTCCGCTCAAGACCGTCGGGTGACGGGTAAAGTCACCGGCGCAGATGGACCAGTTCCAGGTGCCAACGTCGTTCTGAAAGGAACAACTACGGGTACCGCCACCGATGCAAATGGTGCTTACAGTTTGAATGTTCGGGGTGCTGCCCCGATAATCGTTATTTCCGCGATTGGTTTTAAAACGCAGGAGGTAACCGTGGGTAATCGCACGGCCGTAGACGTTACGCTTGAGGACGAATCCACCGCCCTGAGCGAAGTAGTAGTAACGGGTTATTCGACCGAAAATCGCCGGGATGTTACCGGTGCCGTTTCGACCGTAAAGCCAGCACAGCTTAAAGTCGTTCCCTCAACAAACGTTGAGCAACAGCTACAGGGTCGTGTTGCCGGGGTAACCGTTATCACAAACGGACAGCCTGGTACGACCAGCCAGGTACGGGTTCGGGGCTTTGGCTCCTTTGGTGGTAACCAGCCTTTATATGTTGTCGATGGTGTTCCTACCCAGACTTCTCAGTTCATTGCACCAGATGATATCGAAACAACCACCGTACTGAAAGATGCTGCTTCGGCTTCTATTTATGGAGCGCGTGCCGCGGCTGGGGTTATTGTTTTAACGACCAAGAAAGGTCAGCGCCGGGCGCAAAAACTAAGCGTTAGTTACGATGGATTATATGGTGTTACCGATCCAGGACACGGTCCCAAAATTTTGACTCCGCAAGAACAGGCCGATTGGACCTGGCAAGCTCGCAAAAATGATAATTTCCAGACCGGCACTCCAATCGGACCAGATAGCTTTACAGGTATAGCCAGTAATCAGTATGGCACAGGCCAGACGCCAGTTCTACCCGATTACATCCTGGTAGGCGGCCGGTCAGGCCTGGCTGCCAGTAGTGTTGATTTAGCTGCGGAAAAACTTAAGTACAATACTGACCCGGCCAACGGAGCTATTTACAATGTTATTGCTGCCAACAAGCAAGGTACCGACTGGTATAAGGAAATTACTCACGTAGCTCCACTGACCCGGCATACATTAGGCTTTTCGGGAGGCACCGAATCCAGCCGTTACTACATCAGCGTTGGTGTGCAACAGCAGTCAGGGATCATCACCTATAACAATTTCTCTCGTTACAACTTCCGGGCAAATACGGAATTCGACATCACGAAGAAATTACGTTTTGGTGAAAACATTCAGTTTGCCTATGTCTCGGCAACGGGTCTACAAGGTGGCACAGGGGGAACACTTGGGAACAATACCAACAACAACTCGAGTGTATCGTCTGATGAAAATGACATTCTGTTAGCTTTCCGGATGCCGCCAATCATTCCAGTTTATAACGCGTTTGGCGGTTATGCAGGCACGGCCGCTCCTGGTTTCAACAATGCACGGAACCCGGTAGCTAACCGCATTGCAGCTGCTGATAACAAAAATTTCACGGTGTTTGGCTTTGGTAATGCTTACTTAGAGTACGATGTTATTCCAGCATTAACGCTCCGCAGTAGCATCGGTGGCACGTACTTCAGTAATTACAACAATAACTACTCGCGGGCCCAGTACGAAAACTCCGAGAACAATACGAACTATACCTATAGCGAAGGTTCGAACGTTGGCTTAGCCTGGACGTTTACCAATACGGCCTCTTACAAGCAAAAATTCGGCATTCACGAGGTTGGTGCATTAGTAGGTATCGAAGCGCTGAATACCGGAAAAGGCCGGGGTGTTAGTGGATCGGGTCTCAACCCGTTCACCACTGATCCAAACTACGTAACGATCAGTACAACAACTCCAGGAGCTACGCGCCAGGTTGGTAGTTATTATAGCTTAGGCAACAATTTCTACTCGCTGTTTGGCCAAGTCAAGTATACCTACAATGATAAATACATTGTAACTGGAGTTGTTCGTCGTGATGGTTCGTCGCAGTTTGGTGCCAACAATCGGTATGGGGTCTTCCCAGCGGCTTCGGTAGCATGGCGGCTTTCGTCGGAGGATTTCATGAAAAACCTTCCCTGGGTATCCGATCTGAAAATTCGGGGTGGTTATGGATTGATGGGTAACTCAAATTACCTGAGCTCTACAAACCAGTATAACCTCTTTGCCTCTAACGCAGGTAATGGTTATGACATTGGCGGTGCCAATACATCAATCTCCCCTGGTTTCTACCGGAGCCAGATTGGTAATGCCAATGCGAAATGGGAAACCAGCGTCACATCTAACATCGGTATCGATGGATCGTTTTTCAACAATAAATTAGAAGTTGTACTCGATTTATGGCAAAAAGATACCAAGGATCTGCTTTATCCGCTGGCTCTGCCTGGTGTAGTAGGTGTACGTGCCAATGCTCCTTATGTTAACGTTGCCAGTATGCGTAACAAAGGGATTGACCTCTTAATTACGACACGTGGCAATATTACCGGCGACCTGAACTATGAGGTTACTGCCATCGGTAGTATTCTGGACAACAAAATCACGGCTATTGCTCCATCGGTTCCCTATTTTACGGGGGGTGGTACACGCCTGGGTACGCCTGTTGTTCGGAATGAGCCTGGTCATGATCTGTCTTCGTTCTATGGCTATAAAGTTATTGGCTTGTTCAATAGCAAAGAGGAAGTTGCCGCTGCTCCAACACAAGATGGTAAAGCTCCAGGCCGTTTCCGCTACGCCGATACAAATAACGATGGTAAGATTGACGACAACGACCGGCAGTATCTGGGTAGCCCGATTCCTAAATTTACAGGTAGTTTAACGCTGACGCTGAAATACAAAGGATTCGATCTGAACACAAACCTGTATGCATCGTTGGGCAATAAGATTTTTAATAACCAACGCTGGTTTACCGATTTCTATCCTTCGTTTACGGGAGCTGCGGTTAGCGCTCGGGTGAAAGATTCGTGGCTGCCAACACACACAGATACGAGTGTCCCCATTTTCGAAAACACATCGAACTTCAGCACGAATACACAGGCCAATTCTTACTACGTGGAAAATGGCTCGTATGGCCGTATGCAATACCTGAATATCGGTTATACGTTCCCAGCTGTTTTGCTGAACAAGATCAAGTTTAGCCGGTTGCGTGTTTCGGCTTCGGCTACCAATTTGTTCACCATCACGAAATACGCGGGCTTAGACCCAGCCGTAGGTGGATCAGCCGATACAAACTTTGGTATTGATGTTGGTAACTATCCTGTCACGCGTGGCTACAACGTTGGCTTGAGCTTTGGTTTCTAA
- a CDS encoding NFACT RNA binding domain-containing protein, with amino-acid sequence MHTNYYFLRQLAPALDLQLAGLRFVECFSQDRDEVVLVFAQAKGRLNYYKPFYIKATLRPDFSGLLFPERVQRARTNSIDLFEEVINPVRAHEQDQLASNVAEEVTANRPGRAVVGVRFFLNERCLAILLEDQYTLLFKFFGNRPNLLAFHGNAVIELFNQKLASDQQLVLDAFDRPIDQSWEAFVQAGFEYRKLFPTFGRVVNEWISQQKAGLEEKIGPHEEWEIIQQTLQRLEQPRYYLTRLDHRPTLSLVPIGDIQREFDDSIEAANRFFISYNGLNVFEREKGDLLRLLEKRRKRAESLIEVNLQRMIDREEGASHEEIGHILMANLHDIPKGPGAKSPETVTLVDFYRDQPITIRLKPDLSPQKNAENYYRKAKNEKLEADYLTAQVTAREEEIIRLDQQKADLEAIQTLKELRRYTKQHNLLGDQPGKGINEDGTIQLFKEVTVDNFRILIGRNARNNDLLTQKYAYKDDLWLHARDVAGSHVIIKHQAGKPFPKNVIERAAELAAWYSKRRTDSLCPVIVTPKKFVRKPKGLAEGQVIVEKESSILVVPKE; translated from the coding sequence ATGCATACTAATTATTATTTTCTTCGTCAGCTTGCACCTGCTCTTGACTTACAATTAGCAGGACTTCGGTTTGTCGAGTGCTTTAGTCAGGATCGCGACGAAGTCGTGCTCGTATTTGCTCAGGCGAAGGGGAGGCTGAATTACTACAAGCCCTTTTATATCAAGGCAACGCTCCGCCCGGACTTTTCGGGTTTATTGTTTCCGGAGCGAGTGCAGCGTGCCCGTACCAATAGTATCGACCTGTTTGAGGAGGTGATCAATCCTGTGCGAGCACATGAACAGGATCAATTGGCCAGCAATGTTGCCGAAGAAGTTACTGCCAATCGACCCGGCCGAGCGGTAGTCGGTGTTCGTTTTTTTCTGAACGAACGTTGCCTGGCAATTTTGCTCGAAGACCAATATACGTTGCTGTTTAAGTTTTTTGGTAATCGCCCCAATTTGCTGGCCTTTCACGGGAATGCAGTTATTGAACTCTTTAATCAAAAGCTGGCCTCAGATCAGCAACTCGTCCTCGACGCCTTTGACCGGCCTATCGATCAATCCTGGGAGGCATTTGTTCAGGCAGGATTTGAGTATCGAAAGCTCTTCCCGACATTTGGCAGAGTAGTAAATGAGTGGATTTCCCAGCAAAAAGCTGGGCTTGAAGAAAAGATAGGGCCGCATGAAGAGTGGGAAATAATTCAGCAAACATTACAAAGGCTGGAACAACCCCGCTACTATCTGACCCGGCTAGATCATAGACCGACACTTAGCCTGGTGCCCATTGGCGACATACAGCGTGAATTTGATGATTCCATAGAGGCTGCCAATCGCTTTTTTATCTCCTATAATGGCTTAAACGTCTTTGAGCGCGAAAAAGGGGATTTATTACGGTTACTTGAAAAAAGGAGGAAACGAGCTGAGTCACTCATTGAAGTCAATCTTCAGCGAATGATTGACCGGGAGGAGGGGGCAAGCCATGAAGAAATAGGGCATATCCTGATGGCTAATTTACACGACATTCCGAAAGGCCCAGGAGCGAAGTCGCCTGAGACAGTAACGTTGGTCGATTTTTACCGGGATCAACCTATTACAATCAGACTGAAGCCCGATCTAAGTCCGCAGAAGAATGCCGAAAATTATTACAGAAAGGCCAAGAACGAGAAACTGGAGGCAGATTACCTAACAGCGCAGGTAACGGCTCGTGAGGAAGAAATTATTCGTCTTGATCAACAAAAAGCCGATCTGGAAGCTATTCAGACATTAAAAGAATTACGCCGGTATACAAAACAGCATAATCTATTGGGCGATCAACCGGGTAAGGGAATAAATGAGGATGGCACCATCCAGCTTTTTAAGGAAGTAACAGTGGATAACTTCCGAATTCTGATTGGGCGCAATGCCAGGAACAACGATTTATTGACGCAGAAATACGCCTACAAAGACGATTTGTGGCTTCATGCCCGCGATGTGGCTGGCTCACATGTTATCATAAAACATCAGGCTGGTAAGCCATTTCCTAAAAACGTGATCGAGCGGGCCGCTGAATTGGCCGCATGGTACTCAAAACGCCGAACAGATAGCCTGTGCCCGGTTATTGTGACACCTAAGAAATTCGTTCGTAAGCCAAAAGGGCTTGCTGAAGGGCAAGTGATCGTAGAGAAAGAATCTAGTATTCTGGTCGTACCTAAAGAATAA
- a CDS encoding glycosyltransferase family 1 protein: MEITDSSPDSTKAINLSTRQLNPATVNHSATSFPVDDVQDLICFSHLRWNFVYQRPQHLLNRATRNYRVWFIEEPIWGDQLTLTRCHQTDRLTVLVPHLPHGTKPAEAIRLQRQLIDTFMANERINNFIAWYYTPMALLFSDHLTPRITVYDCMDELSAFWGAPPQLLEEEKRLMERANIVFTGGHSLYEAKCTRHPHVFAFPSSIDFSHFSVARQPQPDPADQRVIPQPRIGFSGVIDERFDYELLRELAQRRPQWQFMLLGPIVKINPAILPRTSNVHYLGMKSYKDLPAYFSNWDVAMLPFALNNSTRFISPTKTPEYLAAGLPVVSTPIRDVVRTYGNADFIQIADSASAFESAIETALTGGHPTDWTAIDEFLMENSWDHTWSEMNRLIVATMSLSVEQ; encoded by the coding sequence ATGGAAATTACGGACTCATCGCCTGATTCAACCAAGGCTATTAACCTATCTACCCGGCAGCTCAACCCGGCTACAGTAAATCACAGTGCCACTTCATTCCCAGTCGACGATGTCCAGGATCTGATCTGTTTCTCTCACCTCCGCTGGAATTTTGTGTATCAGCGGCCTCAGCATTTATTAAACCGGGCGACCAGAAATTACCGGGTCTGGTTTATTGAGGAACCGATTTGGGGAGACCAGTTGACACTTACCCGTTGCCATCAAACCGATCGTCTGACGGTTCTGGTGCCTCATTTACCCCACGGAACCAAGCCTGCCGAAGCAATTCGCTTACAACGACAATTGATCGATACGTTCATGGCGAATGAACGAATTAACAACTTCATAGCCTGGTATTACACACCGATGGCTCTTCTGTTCAGCGATCATCTTACACCCAGAATAACCGTCTACGACTGTATGGATGAGTTATCGGCATTTTGGGGAGCACCACCACAATTACTGGAAGAGGAGAAACGACTAATGGAGCGGGCTAATATTGTTTTTACTGGCGGACACAGCCTTTATGAAGCAAAGTGTACCCGACACCCACATGTATTTGCGTTTCCAAGCAGCATCGACTTTTCACATTTCTCGGTAGCTCGACAGCCACAGCCTGATCCTGCTGATCAACGTGTAATTCCCCAACCCCGTATTGGCTTTAGCGGTGTCATTGACGAACGGTTCGATTATGAGCTATTACGCGAACTCGCACAACGCCGACCACAGTGGCAGTTTATGCTGCTGGGCCCAATCGTCAAGATTAACCCAGCTATACTGCCCCGTACCTCCAATGTCCATTACCTGGGCATGAAGTCGTATAAAGACTTGCCCGCCTATTTCAGCAACTGGGATGTTGCTATGCTGCCATTTGCCCTCAACAACTCGACCCGGTTTATTAGTCCGACTAAAACTCCTGAATACCTGGCAGCTGGCTTACCAGTCGTATCAACACCCATCCGCGACGTTGTACGAACCTATGGTAATGCCGACTTTATCCAAATTGCCGATTCGGCATCAGCCTTCGAATCTGCTATCGAAACGGCCCTTACGGGTGGGCACCCAACAGATTGGACCGCCATTGACGAATTCCTCATGGAAAACTCCTGGGATCATACCTGGAGTGAAATGAACCGGCTTATTGTGGCCACAATGAGCCTCTCTGTAGAGCAATAG